The following coding sequences are from one Vicugna pacos chromosome 11, VicPac4, whole genome shotgun sequence window:
- the C11H10orf105 gene encoding uncharacterized protein C10orf105 homolog, with protein MSTEGPSPLAFLTAPVTPGSPSEAVDPLPVLIALACIFLLLATCLLFMTLCKPAALDPSRRRARECMPHHPGSPSEPQLRLWKRLGSLRRSLHSFRRGRPAPRRPLPGHEDNHDCDCTESTKM; from the coding sequence ATGAGCACAGAGGGCCCCAGCCCCCTCGCCTTCCTCACAGCTCCTGTCACTCCGGGGAGCCCCTCGGAGGCAGTCGACCCCCTCCCTGTGCTCATTGCCCTGGCCTGCATCTTCCTTCTGCTGGCCACTTGTCTGCTGTTCATGACCCTCTGCAAGCCTGCTGCGCTGGACCCAAGCCGCCGCCGGGCCCGCGAGTGCATGCCCCACCACCCTGGGAGCCCCAGTGAGCCCCAGCTCCGGCTCTGGAAACGCCTGGGCTCGCTGCGCCGCTCCCTTCACAGCTTCCGCCGCGGCAGGCCTGCCCCTCGGCGCCCCCTGCCGGGCCACGAGGACAACCACGACTGTGACTGCACGGAATCTACCAAGATGTGA